The following coding sequences lie in one Silene latifolia isolate original U9 population chromosome 5, ASM4854445v1, whole genome shotgun sequence genomic window:
- the LOC141655492 gene encoding uncharacterized protein LOC141655492 gives MSEAGLHRKLQLQELEEIRNDAYENAFIYKARTRAWHDNMISRRVFQVGDKVLLFQNRLRLFSGKLRSRWMGPYEVVRVFPYGAIEVKCLKSGKVLKVNGQRLKHYHEGIEMGEAGTLHLVDPIYAN, from the coding sequence ATGAGTGAAGCGGGGCTTCATAGGAAACTTCAACTCCAAGAATTGGAAGAAATTCGGAATGATGCTTATGAAAATGCTTTCATTTACAAGGCAAGAACAAGAGCATGGCACGATAACATGATTTCAAGAAGAGTGTTTCAAGTGGGAGATAAAGTCTTACTCTTTCAAAATCGGCTTAGACTTTTCTCCGGGAAATTGAGGTCTAGATGGATGGGACCATATGAGGTGGTTCGTGTTTTTCCATATGGGGCAATTGAAGTCAAATGCTTAAAGTCCGGGAAAGTTTTGAAAGTGAACGGTCAAAGGCTCAAGCATTATCATGAAGGAATTGAAATGGGTGAAGCGGGAACACTCCACCTTGTTGATccaatttatgcaaattaa